The following nucleotide sequence is from Paroedura picta isolate Pp20150507F chromosome 1, Ppicta_v3.0, whole genome shotgun sequence.
tgtctctatcttccggagtatttgccagtcctcccaatttgatgagtagtccctccaccccctcatctagatcattaataaatatgctaaaaagtactggaccgagcaccgagccctgaggtaccccgccactcacctccctccagtctgatgaaacaccattgacaacaactctttgagtgcggttctctaaccaattctctatccacctaactatctgaaaatccagattgcagtccttcaatttatccatcagaacatcatgggcaaccttatcaaaagatttactaaaatccaagtaaacgacatccaccgaatttccacgatccagcaaacctgttacttggtcaaaaaaggaaaccaggttggtctggcaggacctgttggagacaaatccatgctgacttccttggatcaccaaatggtcctccagatgtttgcagatcgctccctttaatatctgctccattatcttccccacaacagaggtcagactcactggtctgtagtttcccaggtcatccttcctcccttttttgaagattccGGGAGAtgcccaggcctcacctggaggctggcattctgaGGGCACCTGGATTCCACGGTTCAACAccattcgtggtctgggccccacgtaCCGAGAGATCACCTAACTGACTTCATCCCCCAGAGAGCACTCTGCTCCGCCAATACAAAGAGGCTTGTGATCCCCAGAAGATAagcacttggcctcaaccaaggccacggccttctcagtcctgaccctcagctggtggaatgagctcccaggagagctgcaggccttaCAGGAGCTACCTCagatccaaagggcctgcaaaacaaagctcttctgccagtcgtTTGAGGCCAATGAACTGATGAAACGCTGCCTTAGGCCCTCCCCCCGTGGCATCCTCTCCCTCCTGGATCAGAAGGGAGCAGCTCAGCTCATACTGGCAGCTTACAGTGActtgatatattttaatgtttttaatgttatgtGGTTTCATTATGTTTGTGCATCATTTCTgtggtaaaccgccttgagatGGATGTGCCAAGAGGGGCGGTCATAGAAATCCAAAAATAAGACAGTTTGGAGTCATGGTTCGGagcgccagcttctaatctggcagtagtatgtgtgaaaaggatctaggagtctttgtagaccagacattgaacgtgagtcagcagtgtgactcggtggctaaaaaggcaaatgggattttgggctgtatcatgcacgtttgtgccggtGGCCGtgcttccatctccccccccccctcctgcagaaagaagcttgccgggccacaagctaattggctgctttggcagccgatttgcttgaggcctgggaagtttctcactgcagggggggtgccaaggcctttgcggtgccaaggcctttgcggcccgacaccgggccgtggcccggtggttggggaccactgatatagaggatgatgcagagttgttctctcttgaaccaatggaatgaaattaattcaaaagaaattccgtctaaatatgtggaagaagttcctcagtggaacaggcttcctcgggaggtggtgggttctccatttttgaaaatgtttaaacagagaggcagattctgtgaaggttcaagggagtggcaggttacagtggatgagcgatagggttgggagtatcctgcatagtgcagggggttggactagatgagccaggaggtcccttccaactctatgattctatcattccatgagccgggtttgatccgctcttctccacatgaagccagctgggtgaccttgggctcatcacagcactgataaagctgttccgactgagcagtgatatcagggctctctcagcctcacccacctcacagggtgtctgttgtggggagaggaaagggaaggcgactgtaagctgctttgagactccttggggtagagaaaagcagcatataagagccaactcttcttcttcttcttcttcttcttcttcttcttctcctcctcctcctcctcctcctccttctccttctccttctccttctccttctccttctccttctccttctccttctccttctccttctccttctccttctccttcttcttcttcttctaaatatgctAAGAAACCTGGTATCCTGAGGGCATCTCTCTGACAGTGCTGATGTTCTTCTCCCTGCAGTGATCCGGTGGATGGAGGTGTATAACCGCAGCTTTTGCCAGCCCAAGGAGACGCTGGTGCCAGTGAGTGCTGAGCACCCCGGGGAGGTGGAGCACATCCTGGTGCCCTCCTGTGTGCCCTTGCGCCGCTGCGTTGGCTGCTGCTCAGACGAGGAGTTGCAGTGTGTGCCTGTCCAGATGCACGTGGTGATCATGGAGGTGAGAACCCATTGCACCGTTTTTAATCTCAAAAAGCCTGGAAGGGGACATGTAGCGGCATCACAACAAGGTTAAGTGCCCTGGGTTAAGATACAAGACGAGGTTAAGGTTAAGATACAAGATGAGATttgtgtctagggttgccaacctccaggtacagcgaggaggtctcccagaatcacaattgatctccagatcgCTGTGATAATTACCCGGGAGAAATGGCTGCGGTCAGAAGGGTGGAATCTATACAGCACTGAAGTCCCGCCTCATCCCTTCctaacccccaccccttccaggtcccacccctaaaatctcaagctatttttaaaactggAGTTGGCCCACCCTGCTTGTATCAGATGGAGGATGCTCTGACTCTCAAAAtccagagatttctttggcctttaaggggctactggacttgaatcaggAAGAGATGCAGTGAAGGTTTAGGTAGGTCTCAGAACTGGATTAGACAAATGAGTAGAATATATGTCGATTGCTGTTAGCTAAGAATGGAGCCTCCAGCTTCAGAGACAGTTTACCTTTGGATGCAAGATGCTGGGTGCATTCTTAGGTCTGTCGGAAAGGGGAAATAGCACTGTGCCCAGCGACTAGCCAGGACAGGTAGATGGAActctgtgttcagaggcagtctagcACCGAACAAGTGATGCAGGGTAGGGCCATGgttggccacggggggggggggggagacaccggGTTAAACAGCCCAGCTGGCATGACCCAGGAAGGCAATGCTGATGCTCTTTCCCCTTGTTACCTAGGTGATGAAGACCCGGTTCCCACGCAGCCACCTGGGCCAGATGTCTTTTGTGGAGCACAGTGCGTGTGAATGCAGGTGAGAGAGTCAGCAGTTTGGGGATTAGAAAGGGGGGGCCTCGAAAAGCCCTTAATTGTAATAACTTTTTAGAATTGATGCGGGTTATTGTGTattgtgttggactaggatctagggaacccaggttcaaaccccaaaACTGCTGCGGAAGCTGACTGGGTGTCTTTGGACTAGTTgttctctctcagtctaacctacctcacagggtagttgtgaggaggggagaatgatgttgttttggatccccattgtagagaaaagtagggtgcggtgtagtggttagaacggAATTAGGGTGCTTTGGGTACTCACTGGAGAGAATAGTGGGGTGCAGATATCTAAATAAATGATAACAatgtgagaagaagaggagtaggagttggtttttatactccacttttcactgcctgaaggagtctcaaagtagcttacaattgccttcatgtccccacaacagacaccctgtggggctgagagagctctgacaggactgctctgggagaacagcagtatcagggctgtgacgagcccaaggtcacccagctggctgtatgcggagaagcggggattcgaacctggctctccagattacaagccaccgcacttaaccacgacaccagtaCACAGACAACTGTAACAATGCACAGAAAACTACCAGTTTTATCATGCCATAATTTTTCATGCCCTATAGTCATACCTTCCTCCATTTCTCAAGAAGAAACAGGGGCTCTTCTTTGTACTTATAACACCTCACATAATCCTGAGGGTTTTCTCCTGTGTGCACTGTTGATATTACGTTTTGGCTGGACTGCCAATCACCGGCTGGGCccagagatctcccggaattacacctgatctccagatcactgagatcagttctcctgaagaaaatgggtcctttgtagggtggactctctgacacggcaccccactgagatccctccctgccccaaaccctccccttcccaggcactACCCCCaattctccaagaatttcccaacccagagctgtctaCCCTATATTGCAGTAGTATATTATATCGGACAACGTGGTGCACTTTATTACAAAACCCAGGGAAAACCAGAGAGCCATATCAGGCAAGGTTCTGGAAGTTCCTTAGCAGTATATTCCTTAGCAGTACCTTtcagatagccctctttaagtatttgaaaggttgtcacttggaggagggcgggatgctgtttctgttggctgcagaggagaggacacgcagtaatgggtttaaaattcaAGTATATCCAGCACATTTTCCTCTCACAAATGGGGCCCTGATTGAAATGCAGATTGGGGttcccatctctgggttgggagatttctggagacCTGGGGAAGGTGGAGCTAGGGAGGGGAGTCTATAATTCCATAGATCCTACCCTCCAAGGccataattttctccaggggaaccaatctctggaaatcagctggaattttgggagatctccaggccccacctggaggctggcaactgtagtGCTTGAAGAGGCAGAGAAGCTACCGCATACTGTATTGGACACGACATTTCCAAAAAGCCATGCTAATCTCGTTGACCCCTTCACGAGACCCCCAACCAGCCGGAAAGTCTTAACGTCTTAATTCTCCTCTCTTCGTTTTTACTCCTCAGACCAAAGAAATTGATTGCAGACAAAACAGAAAGGTAAGacagttccctccccctcctcttttattAGCTAGTTCATTCAAGGGCAGTTAAAGATTAAGTGGCCGATTTAATCAGAATCATACTGAGCATTTATGTAACCTTTTTCTGGGAGCGCAGCATGCTTCAGCGACGTCAGCTCAGTTGTTTTGTGCCATAAATGCATGGAGCCGTCGCTGAGACttcctgtggcagtcattttgttgttggctccgcctcccatggcagccattttgtggttgtgcccaccaccatGAGTCatgggctcaaaaaggttgggggggggagggaggcttgtGTTACAGTGCTGAAAAGGATAGGATGAATCATCCTAAAAATGAAATTCAGTGCTTTACTTTGTTTGATTGTCATGGCTTCCGACAGTTCTGAAGCTTCAGTTCTGTAAAGGAGCAAAGGGCCTCAAACTAGAAAATATCAGCATTCTGTAAAAACAGCAATTCCCCCCACGGTTCTTTGGGTTCAAAACTAAAACTCCCACAGTTCTTTGGATGAAAGTGGGGCTGCTAAAACCCAAGTGGAACCATTTTCGGTTCATGCTGCAGCTGTCacaattaaacaaacaagaaaaacagcaaggccataggtttgccaacttccaggtggtggctggagatctagaattacaagtcagttcccctggataaaatggctgcgttggaagCTGgtcactatggcattataccttgctggagcccctcccctctaaAAATCCCcgcttccccaggctccacccccaaaatctccaggaagtcCCCAACTCTGAGCTGGAAACCCTGCAGACACCACCAAAGTGTGTTTTTTCTTGCAGCTGATCAAGGCGTGTGAGCACTGCTAGCAGAACAGGAAGAGGGTGGGGAATGTAGGTCGTAGTCCCACAAACTAGACAGGTAGGGTTGAAAGCCATGTACCCCTGATTCACCCAGAAACCCCTTGTCCCACCCAGGCTCCCCTGCCCGCCTTGTCTGGACAGACGGAAGCAGCCGGATCCAGAGACATGCAAATGCCACTGCCGACGCCGCCCTCAACGCTGCCGGAACCTGGGCCTGGAACTCAACGAGCACAGCTGCAGGTGGGAAGCTCCGTCGCCTCGTCTTCATGTGACccgaaaatctgcttctaaagtgcattgaaagcgcattatccaatgtgtgcggactGGGTCCTGGACCCagtccgcacacattggataatgcgctttcaatgcacttttgaagcagattttcctgttctgcacaggaaaatccagcttcaaaagcacactgaaagtgcattatccaacatgtgcggaatgggcccaggatggtCAAACGATGCTGGAAACCAGGAACTCTTTTTCCCCCTCACAAAACATGGGCATGGAATTCTGCCTACCCGTTTCTCCTCATTTCTCAACCGTGTctagagcagagattcccaaccaggggtctatggatccctggggaactgcaggagctccggagggggtccacatcctttcccctcctgccttaatggactcggccacaagctagggaaccggcTGCattcattgctccccctcccaggcctccgtGAGTTCTCTAGTGGTTTCTGCATGCCTATTCCtgctttaaactgcctcctgtctctcccccttcagtcctccttgagcctgcttgGTAATCTGGTGGAAATGTCACttcagggggtgtggcaggggcgtGGCCCGCTGacaacacttccagggctcctggaagcctgagaaattatatcaaggtcaaaaggttgcaaaaagCTGGtatagagagagaaggaaaagaaaagaaggatcttgggttgccaacctccaggtgggaaggcTGGCATTTTGGAATTGCAgtgtatctccagactacatcgatggctaatttttaatttatttaaaacatttattcccattctcctggagaaaatgactgcttttgaaGGTAGACTGGGTGATATTATATCAGATATCATCCCTGCCCTTCCTAAATCACGACCCCCCCAGgttccaccttcaaatctccagtatttctgaatccagagttggcaactctacgcAAGGACAGCAAACAGCCGAGATGAGCAAAGACTCCAAACCTTCCCAAGGAGGTCATATGGAAACCCTAAAAAGATTATTTACGACAGCAGTAAAATCCTCATAAAACAGCATATTAAAATacaatggcttaaaaaaaatcactaatAGCAATTAAGATTAGaagggtgtgtgagtgtgtgtgtgtggggggggtgggggggaatgatcTGCAGACCAATGACCCACAGAAGTAACATTTAGACATTTTTTGGAACTTAGCCTAAAGTCTCCATTATCGAAAGAACTCCATCCCCCAGCCTTGTTTTGATCTTGAAGGCGTCAGAGCAACGGAGATTAGTGAAGCTTTGGGAAaactggggggaaagcagcacagcTAGGGTCATGAATCAAAGCTATGATCGAGATGAGAAACGACTTGATTATGATGGGGACTGAACGGGACCGCTACCTCGGCCTGGAACCTCCCCTGCTGTCTAAAATCCAGCAAAACAAGCAagccaaacaagcaagcaagcaactagtcacttttaattatttctttttgcaactgagaaagtgtctgccattaattactaaccttgacatttttatttctccaatgtttttgtgatctacaactgaactcaaaaggaatgATTATATTTTTTAGCAAAAAAATacactgcataatttggatactagtCCTGAACTTGACCCGCCAAGACTCAATATAAATCCCTGCAAGAGGCTGCAAAACGAGCGGCTTTCCTTTCCAAAAGTAACCCAGAGCATCATAGAACCGTTACACCAGCAGTTTTATTCTTCCCCTTTAGCACATAAATGCCGGATTGAGCACCCTGAAGCCGACACTTAAGGTTCATCTCCCAGCCCCGTGCCATGCCAGAAATGAACTTTCAGACGTCGAAATGTGCTTTTTAGGGGCCACCAACTGAAATGTCCTGTCCTCTCCTTCTCTCTACAGGTGTGAGAAACTCCGCAGATGATCCCACTGGAGAgcgaggcggagggggggggggttaggaataACCCCTTCCCCACGTTTACTTGTCCCTGGATAAGAATCTGGAAAGAAGGGCTTGAGAAACAGATTCTCTTCTGGCTGGTGAAGACCTGCTGGGAACAAGCTAGGGCTGTTTGTCGGGGAGAACTCTTTGTCCAGAGGACATCTGACGACTGCCAGGAAGGGCATGGCTCCCTAGGCCCACACCCCCCTTCATGCTTTCCTTGCAGTGGAGTGAGGCTGTACCATATAATGCCAGGACTGTCACAGAAGCTCCAAGGTCTCACTCAAGCCAAGAGACATTTTAGAGATGCTGCATCCGTATTTAAAATCCTAAACCTGTGGTTCACCTATGTCTCTTTTAATTTAATGGCTTCCCTTTTGAAGGTGCCTTCTGTGgtccccctcctgcctgccctgtCTTTTTTACATTCACTGCCTTCTCACCACTACCCTCGTGCCAGGAGACCAGGGGGCTGAAGAAAGAGACACTTCTCAAACCTTCGTCCGCTGTTGGAGCCCCATGTCTGCTTGTACCTCCCGTCACGTGATGTTATTGTTAGGaatattattatgttattataatATTCATATCCATAAAATCTGTCTGTAAGACCCTGCCACGGAATGGTGACCACTCTGTGGCTGGCGGGCGGGCTATGCCGTTCTTTCTCCCAGTCTCGCTGAGTTAGAAAGCTTCATCGGGGTACTTTGCAAGTTCTCATGAGTGAAAGCAGACAGGTCTCCGTCCCAAGAAGCCAGggtggtgggaggaagggaaggagaacgttcattcgttcattcatttcattcatttatcccattcattgagagccagtttggtgtagtggttaagagcagcaccttctaatctgatgagctgagttcgattctgtgctccctcacgtgcagccagctgggtgaccttggtttcgccacggcactgataaagctgttccgactgaataggaatatcagggctctctcagcctcacctacatcacagggtgtctgttgtggggagaggaaagggaaggcgattgtaagctgctttgagactccttcagagaaaagtggcatgtaagaaccaactcttcttcttattcaccGCCATTCCTGGCCAGCCGGCTCGAGGCGGTTTACATCAATTGAATAAAATACATTGAATTAAGATAACCCAACCAACCCTcaacccacccccctttcccttcctggcaCCCAGCGTAGGGGTAATCAGGGGAGGGACCCAGTTGATGTTCCACCacccggcctcagccaaatgtctggtggaagagctccgtctggcACACCCTGCAGAACggtgaaagctctgacagggccctcggctcttccgggagctcattccaccaggttggggccaggactgaaaaggccctgccctggtcgaagccaggcgcACCTCTTGtgggccggggatcaccaacctgtttaaGTTCGCAGAGCGTAACACTCTACATAGGGCATAGGGAGTCAGACGGTGAATGGCCTTAACAGCGAACGGCCTTaaaggttcagtccccggcatttcCTATTAAAGGGATCAGATAATAGGCAGTGAAAAACCCACCCGTGACCCTGGAAggcagctgcctgtctgagtagacaatactgacctacaTGGCCCAAGAGTTTGTTATAAGGAAGCCTAAAGAACATTCATGTCCTGTGCTTTCCATCAGTAGAGGACCACTATTAGCATAATATGACACCAGTGTATGTTACGGAGTAAAATAAATAAGGGCATTTGTGCATGGAAAAGACAGGCTGCCGCCAGGAGTATAAAAATAGCAAGACTGCACGTGTTGTTGGGGGAGGGGTTCATCTGGGCAtggcattggggtcactgtgggtgggcaggtagttgtgaatttcctgcgttctgcaaggggttggactagatgaccctgggggtcccttccaactcgatgatacTATGTGAAGAAAAGAACATCAGGCTAACGGGGGGCTGGCCCCATGCCATTCACACCTGGTGCCAACGCTGAATTGTCAGGAAAGAGGTGACGCAGGCTTTCACAGGAAAAGGTACGTTTTGAATTCGAAATACTGAGTTGGGTCCCTGTTCTAAACAGCTCCCACCCTAAAGAAGCCTGTGTTGGAGGAATAGGCTGTCCTGCCTGTTCTCTTTGAATCACCTGTTTTGTGTAGGGATGGCGAAAAAACAGAAGCATTAGGACACCGAAAGAGCCCCTCTGGAACAAATCAGAGAATCCGCCCCCAGTTTCCCGGAAGCTTAGATTTTCCACCTGCCGctagcccccttcccctgcactGGGTAGTCAAAGATATAGTGCTGCTCTCTATGGAAGTTCCATGGATGGAAGTGACTACTCTGTTTCCCTTTAGCTgctgtgggaaatcaaacctggaggGTGTACTCAGCTAGCAGGGCAGACACAGAGCTGTGTAGAATTTGGCAAGCCCTGTGGTGGGTGCGTGTGGGAGCAAAACCTGTCATTTCCCACTGCTCCCTAGCCTGTCTGCTGCCCCCATGTCCTCCTGTCCCTCCCCTGCAGGATGTGGAGCCCGATTCTCCCCTCTTTCTCCTTTCAAGGCCTGTGAATTGCTGAGTGGCTCCTTTCTTTCCCAGGGCTCGTTGAATGGGCCTGGCCATGCCCAGCTTTGGCACTGCCATCCAGAGACGTGCTGCTCGGCATGGATTCTCCAGCTGGGCTGGGGCGTGCGCGTGAGATCCCAGCTGCATCAGCTTCACGTGGTGTGAGGATAAGCAGCCAAGGCCATAATGAGAGCGGGGCCGGATGATTCAGTTTCTCAAAAGAGTAGTCTTGCTTTCTGAAATCACCCCTTTCCCATTCAGATAATGGCCCTGAATTGGTTAGCCCAAGCTTGTCAGATCCTGGCAGCTGAGCAGAGCTGGCCCTAGTTCGTCCGTGGATGGGAGGTCAGCAAGGAAGTCCGGGGCAGGTGATAGCAAATGACTTCActttgtcagtttggtgtagtggttaggaatgcagagttctaatctggcatgctgggtttgattctgcacttccccacatgcagccagctgggtgaccttgggctcaatacagcactgataaagctattctgacagcagtgatatcagggctttcccagcctcacccacctcacagagtgtctgttgtggggagaggaaggggaaggtgaatgtaagccgctttgaggctccatcgggtagagaaaagcggcatataagaaccaactcttcttcttcagtaatctcagggctctcccagcctcacctccctcacagggtgtctgttgtggggagaggaaagggaaggcgaatgtaaaccgctttgaggctccatcgggtagagaaaagcggcatataagaaccaactcttcttcttcagtaatatcagggctctcccagcctcacccacctcacagggtgtctgttgtggggagaggaaagggaaggcgaatgtaagctgcaggtggagaaaagcggcatataagaaccagttcttcttcttcttcttcttcttcttcttcttcttcttcttcttcttcttcttcttcttcttcttcttcttcatgccttGAAACACCCCCAGGATCACGGTAAATCATCTGTGACTTAACAGCAAACAAAATATCTGGAAACGGTGTGTGAGACGGCTTTGGGAGCTTGGTGGCGATTGAAAAGCACACTGCACGTGCTCAGGGGCACTCttgctgtgattctgtgattattgcCTCGCCAGTTTCAGTCCTGTCATTCTGGGTCTGAACTCTGGCCTAAGTGTGGGTCAGCCTGATTCTGTCCCTGTTTTGACTCCCGGCCAAGCCCTGGAAAGCTCCCTCCACTTCTGCTCCAGTCCCATACGGCTTCATTCCTCTCTCATTCTCGCTCCGTAGGATCAGCACTTCTGTGGACCAGCCTGGCCTCCCTAGAGAGCCCAAGATTCCTCGTACCCTTGCTCAAGTTCTCACTCAAGAGCTTGGCACCAAATGGAAGATCTCTTATGGATCAGCTCAGAAGTCCccttagcccagcatcctgtttccaactgGAAGCACTGTGGCAAGAAGCCCAAACATTTGTAGTTTGGGTTGCCAGCTGAGAGCGTGTCCTAGACCCTAGTTGAACTCTCTACCTGCTGCACAGGTTTCCCAACTCTGGGGGAGGAAATTTATGAAGATTTGGGGGACAGGCCCTGCGAAAGGCAGAGGAAAGGCAGCATCTTAGCCAGGGTTGTAGTctagggacatctggagaaccacaatctGGCCACCCGTGCCCTAAACTCCACCCTGGAAAACAGCCCTATTCTCCAAAGGGATGAAtatctgtaggctggagatcaattacaattccaggagatctccaggctgcaccggGAGTTTGTCAACCTCAATCTCTGTACCCactgatttatttcttttaatcctcctcttcctccttgggGTTGCCCATTCCACACGTTAATTATGAGGTGTGTCCCGGAGTCTTTTCTCTTTTGTCAGCCGTGAATCTATTGCCAAACTTTCCCCGGCAATCCCTGAGGGGAGAAAGggtgaaaagaaacaaaacaaacccagctcTGTGGCCATTCTTCCAGCCCCATTTTTAATAATAACACTCGAAGCCTTCATTTCCAGCTTCCTGTACACAGCGCAATGACAATATTGCCTCCGCTTGCACGGCACGCGCTGGGGCCATTCCAGCTCTCCCTCCAGCTGCAGTTTTTTTGGGGTCAAAGTCAtctgattccccctcccttgcTGCGTTTCTAGGAGCTACTGAAACAGAGGTAAAGTTCAGCGACTGGGGAGGTTGAGAAACACACGCCCGCTCGCACGCTCCTATTTAAAGCCCCCTTTCCACTCAGGCTGCGGTGGGGTGAGGGGACTGTTAAGTATCTAGGACAGAATGGCGGTGAT
It contains:
- the VEGFB gene encoding vascular endothelial growth factor B, with the protein product MPAPCGALQLLLATTLQLLSCAADTMMSPEADATHPSGEVIRWMEVYNRSFCQPKETLVPVSAEHPGEVEHILVPSCVPLRRCVGCCSDEELQCVPVQMHVVIMEVMKTRFPRSHLGQMSFVEHSACECRPKKLIADKTERLPCPPCLDRRKQPDPETCKCHCRRRPQRCRNLGLELNEHSCRCEKLRR